Proteins from a single region of Campylobacter sp. RM16704:
- a CDS encoding peptidylprolyl isomerase: MLTWMQHHKKYLVVTIWISVIAFVGAGFVGWGSYDFNTDRSNSVAKVGNEKISHEEFNLKYSQLFSYYSQLNNNNYTQEQAQKDGLDIQAINELIQEKLLLSYAKTLGLEVSEEEIAYDLAHQKIFHNASGVFDKNLYYNILSRNNYTPKTYEKLIHDELLLKKINMILNLQIKNEELDMFAASFLMQDKLKIQVIHANNIPINEAELKQTWEKNKELYKTQKTYNLATYFLKPDNEKINDKELQDYYDENKNNYKDFSGKILNLEQSKNQVLKDIKLSKLKLKANESYVALRKNELSFDKNITINDADIYYPLELIQKGKEGDFIKPFKFKDGYMIAKIIKINPAQTMTFEQAKDEVSKLYIKEKTKSILEEKAKIALENFQGIDIGTYSRDSAKGSKVGNMMNDAEFSEFLMQVFDSNKAKSYVLFDDKAVIYEIIAQTLENKNKEEVYRFIIEQSARQTKQSLIKEELLKKLIELYPIQRYYKGSTN, translated from the coding sequence ATGCTCACATGGATGCAGCATCATAAAAAGTATTTAGTTGTTACAATTTGGATTAGTGTTATTGCTTTTGTTGGAGCAGGTTTTGTTGGCTGGGGAAGTTATGATTTTAATACAGATCGTTCAAATTCTGTTGCAAAAGTTGGTAACGAAAAAATAAGCCATGAAGAATTTAATCTCAAATACTCTCAATTATTTAGCTACTACTCACAACTAAATAATAACAATTACACTCAAGAACAAGCACAAAAAGATGGTTTAGACATACAAGCTATTAATGAACTTATACAAGAAAAATTACTTCTTTCTTATGCAAAAACTTTAGGTTTAGAAGTAAGCGAAGAAGAAATTGCTTATGATTTAGCACATCAAAAAATTTTTCATAACGCATCTGGTGTTTTTGATAAAAATTTATACTACAATATTTTATCCCGAAATAACTACACTCCAAAAACTTATGAAAAACTAATTCATGATGAATTATTACTTAAAAAAATAAATATGATTTTAAATCTACAAATCAAAAATGAAGAACTTGATATGTTTGCAGCTAGTTTTTTAATGCAAGATAAATTAAAAATTCAAGTAATTCATGCAAATAACATCCCAATCAACGAAGCTGAACTAAAACAAACTTGGGAAAAAAATAAAGAATTATACAAAACACAAAAAACCTATAACTTGGCGACTTATTTTTTAAAACCCGATAATGAAAAAATCAACGATAAAGAACTTCAAGATTACTATGATGAAAATAAAAATAACTACAAGGACTTTTCTGGTAAAATTCTAAATTTAGAACAAAGTAAAAATCAAGTTTTAAAAGATATAAAACTATCTAAATTGAAACTTAAAGCAAATGAAAGCTATGTGGCTTTAAGAAAAAATGAACTTAGTTTTGATAAAAATATTACAATAAATGATGCTGATATTTATTACCCTTTAGAACTTATACAAAAAGGTAAAGAAGGCGATTTTATTAAACCTTTTAAATTCAAAGATGGTTATATGATAGCTAAAATTATCAAAATCAATCCTGCTCAAACAATGACTTTCGAACAAGCCAAGGATGAAGTTAGCAAACTTTACATAAAAGAAAAAACAAAATCTATTTTAGAAGAAAAAGCAAAAATTGCTTTGGAAAATTTTCAAGGTATAGACATAGGAACATACAGTAGAGACTCAGCAAAAGGTTCTAAAGTAGGCAATATGATGAATGATGCAGAGTTTAGCGAATTTTTAATGCAAGTATTTGATTCTAACAAAGCAAAATCTTATGTATTATTCGATGATAAAGCAGTTATTTATGAGATAATAGCACAGACTTTAGAAAACAAAAATAAAGAAGAAGTTTATCGTTTCATTATAGAACAAAGTGCAAGACAAACAAAGCAATCTTTAATCAAAGAAGAATTACTAAAAAAACTTATAGAGTTATATCCAATACAACGCTATTACAAAGGAAGCACAAATTGA
- the ftsA gene encoding cell division protein FtsA: MNILGIDLGSVQTCAILAQKNEEGLKIIGFGKSKSNGIKKGAITNIELASKSIEEAVSNAQMMSGVHYDKVIVSISGAYAKSVDSIGVVNIPNHEIGIKEIHRAVSTAKHTANIPSGYEIIHVLPYNFKVNDLEHVEDPLGMSGNRLEVSTHIIISQEVHIKNLKKAVELADLRVDNIVLSGYASSIACFDESEKELGAILIDMGGAVCDMVIHAGNSIRYNECLQIGSVNITNDLSIALHTPPKEAEKLKLNYASLVQNENSIIQIPYMGDEKRKNEVSVEVISNVIYARIEETIIILAKMLSDNTCANQAGAGIVLTGGMTKFTGLDKLASAYFDNKAVRIATAKKDTMDGFKEIFDDAENSCAIGLCLYGGGYFTPYELDSNEKLRYKGEPEFINKQIKQNLTIEDNEEEDKNLEDFYQSQNDFDNEKEELIKVEVKKEKKSGFLHNFWNKLINQF, encoded by the coding sequence TTGAATATTTTAGGAATTGACTTAGGATCGGTACAAACTTGTGCAATATTAGCACAAAAAAATGAAGAAGGTTTGAAAATTATTGGTTTTGGTAAATCTAAATCCAATGGTATAAAAAAAGGAGCAATCACTAATATAGAGCTTGCTTCTAAATCTATAGAAGAGGCAGTATCTAATGCTCAAATGATGTCAGGAGTACATTATGATAAAGTTATAGTTTCTATTTCAGGTGCCTATGCTAAAAGTGTTGATAGTATAGGAGTAGTAAATATACCAAATCATGAAATAGGAATCAAAGAAATCCACAGAGCAGTTAGTACAGCAAAACACACAGCTAATATTCCAAGTGGATATGAGATTATCCATGTATTACCTTATAATTTTAAAGTCAATGATCTTGAACATGTTGAAGATCCTTTAGGGATGAGTGGAAATCGTCTTGAAGTTTCAACCCACATTATAATCTCTCAAGAAGTTCATATAAAAAATTTAAAAAAAGCTGTGGAACTTGCGGATCTTAGGGTTGATAATATAGTTCTTTCAGGTTATGCTTCTTCTATTGCTTGTTTTGATGAAAGCGAAAAAGAATTAGGTGCTATTTTAATTGATATGGGTGGAGCCGTTTGTGATATGGTAATCCATGCTGGAAATTCTATACGCTATAATGAATGCTTACAAATTGGCTCGGTTAATATTACAAATGATCTATCTATAGCTCTACATACTCCACCAAAAGAAGCTGAAAAACTAAAATTAAATTATGCATCATTGGTACAAAATGAAAATTCAATTATTCAAATTCCATATATGGGTGATGAAAAAAGAAAAAACGAAGTCTCAGTAGAAGTTATATCTAATGTAATTTATGCAAGAATTGAAGAAACTATCATTATTTTAGCTAAAATGCTTAGTGATAATACTTGTGCTAATCAAGCTGGTGCTGGTATAGTTTTAACTGGTGGTATGACAAAATTTACAGGACTTGATAAACTTGCTTCAGCTTACTTTGATAATAAAGCTGTTAGAATAGCAACCGCAAAAAAAGATACTATGGACGGATTTAAAGAAATCTTTGATGATGCTGAAAATAGTTGTGCTATAGGTCTTTGTTTGTATGGTGGTGGATATTTTACTCCCTATGAGTTAGATTCTAATGAGAAACTAAGGTATAAAGGAGAGCCTGAATTTATTAATAAACAAATTAAACAAAACCTCACCATAGAAGATAATGAAGAGGAAGATAAAAATCTTGAAGATTTTTATCAAAGTCAAAATGATTTTGATAATGAAAAGGAAGAATTGATAAAAGTTGAAGTAAAAAAAGAAAAAAAATCAGGTTTTTTACATAATTTTTGGAATAAACTAATAAACCAGTTCTAA
- the ftsZ gene encoding cell division protein FtsZ, protein MSEYLVEEMQHAKGAKIKVIGCGGGGGNMIDHMVNMGLHELDLISANTDAQAIAKSLAKTRIQLGEKKTKGLGAGMQPEIGAESARESFEEIKAALSQSDIVFISAGLGGGTGTGAAPVVAQAAKEVGALTVSVVTMPFTFEGKQRKKLAEAGLAELKKESDSIIVIQNEKLLSILPKKAGIKEAFKLVDDILARAVRGMVSILLEDGDINVDFADVRTVMSHRGLALMGVGHGEGENAIMDALSNAIESPLLDGMTMKGVKGVIIHYKIGPECSLIEISQATQSISDIADENAKVIFGATTDESMGDRVEVTIIATGFEDKAGLESAKEQEESKKNSYMNLRKASGGFDEEVISQLDVPAFLRRQMD, encoded by the coding sequence ATGAGCGAATATCTAGTAGAAGAAATGCAACATGCAAAGGGTGCAAAAATAAAAGTTATAGGCTGCGGTGGTGGTGGTGGTAACATGATAGACCATATGGTAAATATGGGCTTGCATGAACTTGACCTTATTTCAGCAAACACCGATGCACAAGCTATAGCAAAATCTTTAGCAAAAACTAGAATTCAACTTGGAGAGAAAAAAACCAAAGGTTTGGGTGCTGGAATGCAACCTGAAATTGGTGCAGAAAGTGCAAGAGAAAGTTTCGAAGAAATAAAAGCTGCCTTAAGCCAAAGTGATATAGTGTTTATTTCTGCTGGACTTGGTGGTGGAACTGGTACCGGAGCTGCTCCAGTTGTAGCACAAGCTGCTAAAGAAGTAGGTGCTTTAACTGTTTCAGTTGTAACTATGCCTTTTACATTTGAAGGAAAACAAAGAAAAAAATTGGCTGAAGCTGGTTTAGCTGAATTAAAAAAAGAAAGTGATTCTATTATTGTAATACAGAATGAAAAACTTCTTAGTATACTTCCTAAAAAAGCAGGTATAAAAGAAGCATTTAAGCTAGTAGATGACATCTTAGCTAGAGCTGTTAGAGGTATGGTGTCTATCCTTTTAGAAGATGGTGATATTAATGTGGATTTTGCTGATGTTAGAACTGTTATGAGTCATAGAGGTTTAGCTTTAATGGGTGTTGGACATGGTGAAGGTGAAAATGCTATTATGGATGCATTGTCAAATGCTATTGAATCCCCATTATTAGATGGTATGACTATGAAAGGCGTTAAAGGTGTAATCATACATTATAAAATCGGTCCTGAATGCTCACTAATTGAAATTTCACAAGCTACTCAAAGTATTAGTGATATAGCAGATGAAAATGCTAAAGTGATTTTTGGTGCCACTACAGATGAAAGCATGGGAGATCGTGTTGAAGTAACCATTATCGCAACAGGTTTTGAGGATAAAGCAGGATTAGAAAGTGCTAAAGAGCAAGAAGAAAGTAAGAAAAAT